One genomic segment of Syngnathus acus chromosome 1, fSynAcu1.2, whole genome shotgun sequence includes these proteins:
- the hand2 gene encoding heart- and neural crest derivatives-expressed protein 2, with amino-acid sequence MSLVSGFPHHPVMHHHDSHHYSLHPAATGRCHEDTGAPPYFTSWLISHADMSPTEYGLAPGYSPDYHGNGGTGAVGGLDPHHHHHHYGHGALVPGAGAISVNGAQVGMHHHHAHPRTVKRRPTANRKERRRTQSINSAFAELRECIPNVPADTKLSKIKTLRLATSYISYLMDILDKDGQHGDTQAFKAELKKTEAREERRKRDTVDVPKMVSSSSCSSSSSLSLGDKKTKGRTGWPQHVWALELKQ; translated from the exons ATGAGTTTAGTATCAGGCTTTCCTCATCATCCGGTCATGCACCACCACGACAGCCACCACTACTCCCTGCACCCGGCCGCAACGGGTCGGTGTCACGAGGACACGGGAGCGCCTCCTTATTTCACGAGCTGGCTCATTAGTCACGCGGATATGTCGCCCACCGAATACGGCCTCGCGCCGGGCTACAGCCCTGATTACCACGGCAACGGTGGCACAGGGGCCGTAGGTGGCCTAGATcctcaccaccaccatcaccactaCGGACACGGTGCTTTGGTTCCCGGAGCTGGCGCCATCTCTGTTAATGGAGCCCAGGTGGGTATGCATCACCACCACGCACATCCACGCACAGTAAAGCGGAGACCTACTGCAAACCGGAAAGAGAGACGGCGGACTCAAAGTATCAACTCGGCTTTCGCGGAACTGAGGGAGTGTATCCCCAATGTCCCCGCCGACACTAAGCTGTCCAAGATCAAGACGCTTCGGCTGGCTACCAGCTACATCTCCTACCTGATGGACATCCTGGACAAGGACGGCCAACACGGAGACACTCAGGCATTTAAGGCCGAGCTGAAGAAAACAGAGGCGCGGGAGGAGCGGAGGAAGCGGGACACG GTGGATGTCCCCAAGATGGTGTCATCGTCTTCTTGCTCGTCGTCGTCCTCATTGTCACTGGGAGACAAGAAGACTAAAGGGAGGACAGGATGGCCCCAGCACGTCTGGGCTCTGGAACTCAAGCAGTAA